A genomic region of Thunnus albacares chromosome 4, fThuAlb1.1, whole genome shotgun sequence contains the following coding sequences:
- the LOC122980631 gene encoding nucleoporin alm1-like has product MENSNISRPETLTQRQGSARLNGAAHDSPAGMERESLRTPSKVLQALRRALLDSKNENQQLAEEMTALKEQMDSREMSWEKKHHELLEEKENLAKTLFQAKNDIKGMMNAAKERQQHFDNRCREMDLLMTQKEEEVHSMKKKLHLQRQEITKVIKHWTTEYDQVTKFWKEEHNKISAACEKKSAELESSFERTIAKLHAEWESRFVCQEMAATDLKTVQEDLERKVRQVTLEKSDLIATIKENKKALFDNMNISSQ; this is encoded by the exons ATGGAGAATAGCAACATCTCAAGACCTGAG acacTCACACAGCGCCAGGGCTCTGCCCGACTAAATGGTGCGGCCCATGACAGCCCAGCTGGAATGGAGAGGGAGAGCCTGCGCACTCCCAGCAAAGTCCTGCAGGCTCTGCGAAGAGCCCTGCTGGACTCCAAGAATGAAAACcagcagctggctgaggagatgACTGCTCTGAAGGAGCAGATGGACAGCAGAGAGATGAGCTGGGAGAAGAAGCATCACGAGCTGcttgaagaaaaagagaatttgGCCAAAACTCTGTTTCAGGCCAAAAACGACATCAAGGGCATGATGAATGCTGCGAAAGAGAGGCAACAGCACTTTGACAATCGGTGCAGGGAGATGGACTTACTAATGacacaaaaggaggaggaagtccACTCTATGAAAAAGAAACTTCACCTCCAGAGACAGGAAATAACCAAGGTCATTAAACATTGGACAACTGAATATGACCAGGTTACTAAATTCTGGAAAGAGGAACATAACAAGATATCAGCGGCCTGCGAAAAGAAATCTGCAGAGCTGGAATCTTCATTTGAGCGGACAATCGCCAAATTACATGCAGAGTGGGAGAGCAGGTTTGTTTGTCAGGAGATGGCCGCCACTGACCTAAAAACGGTGCAGGAGGACCTGGAGCGAAAAGTGCGCCAGGTCACCCTCGAAAAGAGTGATCTGATAGCAACCATCAAGGAAAATAAGAAGGCTCTCTTTGACAATATG AACATCAGTTCGCAGTGA